One stretch of Lacrimispora sphenoides DNA includes these proteins:
- a CDS encoding aldo/keto reductase, producing MPGTSIKVSLLSLGTMMFGAQTSEADSLAIMDFACGQGVNFWDTANVYNQGESERIVGKALRGRRDKIILATKVNGQMGENPNDRGLSRRNIVSAVDASLKRLNTDYIDLYYMHAPDYETKIEETLETMTGLVKAGKVRYIGVSNFAAWQIADMLAICDKRGYIAPVITQNVYNLITRGVETELIPFLQAHELGMAVYNPIAGGLLAGKHKPGAPAENTRFANSEAYYKRYWSDENFAAVEKLTEIASENGMSILELSMKWCANRAKVTSVISGVSKLSQLEQNITSLEGAALHDDVLQACDAVWHSLAGTRFGYNR from the coding sequence TTGCCCGGAACAAGTATTAAAGTTTCATTACTAAGCCTTGGCACAATGATGTTCGGCGCTCAGACCAGCGAAGCTGACAGTCTCGCCATCATGGATTTTGCCTGCGGTCAAGGTGTAAACTTTTGGGACACTGCCAATGTGTACAATCAGGGCGAAAGCGAACGCATCGTCGGCAAGGCCTTAAGAGGACGGCGCGATAAAATCATTCTCGCCACGAAAGTCAACGGCCAGATGGGCGAAAACCCGAATGACAGGGGCCTTTCGCGCCGGAATATTGTCTCCGCTGTGGATGCCAGCTTAAAGCGCCTGAATACGGATTATATTGACCTCTATTATATGCACGCCCCAGATTACGAAACAAAGATTGAGGAAACTCTGGAGACAATGACTGGTCTTGTTAAGGCTGGAAAGGTCCGCTATATCGGTGTAAGTAATTTTGCCGCCTGGCAGATCGCCGATATGCTGGCTATCTGCGATAAACGGGGATACATCGCACCGGTCATCACGCAGAACGTATACAACCTCATTACGCGCGGCGTAGAGACGGAGCTCATTCCATTTTTGCAGGCGCATGAACTTGGAATGGCAGTATACAACCCTATCGCAGGCGGACTTCTGGCCGGAAAACATAAGCCAGGCGCCCCGGCAGAAAATACCCGTTTCGCAAACAGTGAAGCCTATTATAAACGCTACTGGTCAGATGAGAATTTTGCAGCTGTTGAAAAGCTGACAGAAATCGCTTCAGAGAATGGTATGAGTATACTAGAACTTTCCATGAAATGGTGTGCAAACCGCGCCAAAGTCACCAGCGTGATCAGCGGTGTCAGCAAGCTCTCACAGTTAGAACAGAATATAACTTCACTGGAGGGAGCCGCGCTTCATGATGACGTGCTGCAGGCTTGTGATGCTGTATGGCATTCCCTGGCGGGTACACGCTTTGGATACAATCGATAA